Genomic window (Streptosporangium brasiliense):
TCGAGACGACCGGCCGGACCCTTCGCACCGCTCTGGGGGAGGAGGTGACGCCGTCCGTCGTGATCTGGGCAACCGGATATCGGCCGGACTACTCCTGGATACAGGTCCCCGGTGCGCTCACCGACTCCCGGCCCGTGCATGAGGGGGGCATCAGCCCGGTGAGCGGTCTGTACTACGTCGGTCTTCCCTTCCAGCGCAGCCGCGGGTCTGCGCTGCTTGGCTGGGTCGGCGGGGACGCCGCTCCGCTGGCGCATCACTGTCACACCTTCCTGACGGGACGCGAATGAAGGCTCCACCCGACCACCCGGCCCAGGTCGACGGACAGCGTCATCGACTAGTTCCCCGTGTGAGACGGTTCCCTCACTCCTGTCTACCTGCGGGAATGTCACAGATGGCGGTTGGTGGGGCCATCCTTACCGACAGGCCAACCCGTCAGGAGCTCGGCCGCCGCCAACGATCGTCACGGCCCTAGTGTCGGACCTCTCGGGATTGTCCTGGAAGTGGAAGGTGTTTCGGTCGAACACCTTGTGGACTCCTGTCCTAATGCGATGCCATGCGCTGCGCGTGACCTCCCGAGCGGCCAGGTACTTGCCTAACATGCCTTACTGAGCATCAACCCGCTGACCAGTCGAAACGCTCAGCAACCCAAGATAACGCCGGTGGCATGGCGCCGACCGGGCACCCGTGCCGGGGCGTAATACCCGGACTGTGCCGATCGACGCTCGACCGCCGGGGATCGGTGTGAAACCGGCATCAGGCGTGGGCGCTCTCGTTGTCCGACTTCTCGATGGGGGAGGACAGGCGCAGCCTTTCGAGGGTCAGGGCGTTGACGGCGACGATGACGCTGGAGCCGGACATGGACAGGGCGGCGATCTCGGGGCGCAGCACCAGGCCGAACGCGGGGGCGAACACGCCCGCGGCGATGGGCAGGGCGATGGTGTTGTAGCCGATCGCCCAGCCGAGGTTCTGGCGCATCTTGCGCAGGGTGCCGCGGCCGATGCGCAGTGCGGTGGGCACGTCGAGGGGGTCGGAGCGCATGAGCACGACGTCGGCGGTCTCGATGGCCACGTCCGTGCCGGCGCCGATGGCGATGCCCAGGTCGGCCTGGGCGAGGGCGGGGGCGTCGTTGACGCCGTCGCCGACCATGGCGACCCTGCGGCCCCCGGCCTGCAGTTCGGCGATCTTGGTCGCTTTGTCTCCGGGAAGCACCTCGGCGATGACCGTGTCGATCCCCAGCCGCTGTGCGATCCGCCGCGCGGTGGCGGTGTTGTCGCCGGTGAGCATGACCACTTCGACGCCGAGGTCGTGCAGGGCGGCCACCGCCGCCGCCGAGGTCTGCCGGGGTGCGTCGGCGATGCCGATCACCCCGGCCGCGACGCCGTCGACCGCGACCATGACGGCCGTGCGGCCGCCGGCGGCCACCTCGTCCCGGCGCGCATCGAGCGTGCCGACGTCCACGCCTTCGCGCTCCAGCAGGCGCCGGTTGCCCACCGCCACCCGGCGCCCGGCCACGTCGGCGACGGCACCGTGGCCGGGCACGTTCTCGAACCGCCCGGCGCGCAACGGTTCCAGGCCGCGGGCGTCGGCATGGCCGACGATCGCCTCGGCCAGCGGATGCTCCGACTCCCGCTCCACCGCGGCCGCCAGTCGCAGCAGCTCATCAGCGGCGATCCCTTCGGCGATGACGTCGGTGACCTCCGGCTCGCCCCTGGTCAGGGTGCCGGTCTTGTCCATCACCACGACCTGGATGCGAGCGGAGGTCTCCAGCGCGATCGCGTTCTTGAACAGCACACCCCGCTTGGCGCCGAGCCCGGTACCGACCATGATCGCAGTAGGGGTCGCGAGGCCGAGCGCGTCCGGGCAGGTGATGACCACGACGGTGATGGCGAACAGGATCGCCACCCCGAACGGCGCGTCGGCGAGCAGGAGCCAGCCGGCGAAGGTGAGCGCGCCGCCGATCAGCGCGACGAAGACCAGCCAGAAGGCCGCCCGGTCGGCCAGCCGCTGCCCGGGGGCTTTGGAGTTCTGGGCTTGCTGCACCAGCTTGACGATCTGCGCCAGAGCGGTGTCGGCACCCACCTTGGTGGCCCGCACCCGTAGCGTGCCGTTGCGGTTGATCGTGGCGCCGATGACGGCGGATGCCGGTTGCTTGTGCACCGGCAGACTTTCGCCGGTGACCATGGACTCGTCCACCTCGCTGTCGCCGTCCTCGACGACCCCGTCGACCGGGATCTTCGCCCCGGGGCGGACCAGCAGCAGGTCGCCGGCGACGACCTCGGCGGTGGGCACCTCGACCGGCCGGCCGTCGCGCACGACGACCGCCTTGGGCGGGGCCAGATCCAGCAGGGTGCGGATGGCGTCGTTGGCGCCGCCGCGGGCCCGCATCTCGAACCAGTGGCCCAGCAGCACGAAGGCGGCCAGCACGGTGGCGGCCTCGTAGAAGACCTCGCCGCCGCCGGTGAGGGTCACGATCACCGAGTACAGCCAGCCCGCGCCGACCGCCACCGCGACCAGCACCATCATGTCCAGCGTGCGGGCCCGCAGCGCGCGCACCGCCCCGGTGAAGAAGATCCAGCACGAGTAGAGGATCACCGG
Coding sequences:
- a CDS encoding heavy metal translocating P-type ATPase; this encodes MTEHADVRSGGKERSTAVLDVSGLQWASEQNVVTARLGRRPGVLEVEVNPVAQTATVVFDPARTSLAELRAWVIECGYHCAGQSVPSHICDPMDEPDPSATGHDEHHGAVQERGQAGTAVLPQRRRSGRDMPVGHAAHDAHVGPAAMDHAEHPGPGEVETLPSPHEMMGHGGMSMAAMVADMRNRFLVALLFSIPIVAWSPIGTEVLGLNLPVPFGLRRDVWALLLSLPVILYSCWIFFTGAVRALRARTLDMMVLVAVAVGAGWLYSVIVTLTGGGEVFYEAATVLAAFVLLGHWFEMRARGGANDAIRTLLDLAPPKAVVVRDGRPVEVPTAEVVAGDLLLVRPGAKIPVDGVVEDGDSEVDESMVTGESLPVHKQPASAVIGATINRNGTLRVRATKVGADTALAQIVKLVQQAQNSKAPGQRLADRAAFWLVFVALIGGALTFAGWLLLADAPFGVAILFAITVVVITCPDALGLATPTAIMVGTGLGAKRGVLFKNAIALETSARIQVVVMDKTGTLTRGEPEVTDVIAEGIAADELLRLAAAVERESEHPLAEAIVGHADARGLEPLRAGRFENVPGHGAVADVAGRRVAVGNRRLLEREGVDVGTLDARRDEVAAGGRTAVMVAVDGVAAGVIGIADAPRQTSAAAVAALHDLGVEVVMLTGDNTATARRIAQRLGIDTVIAEVLPGDKATKIAELQAGGRRVAMVGDGVNDAPALAQADLGIAIGAGTDVAIETADVVLMRSDPLDVPTALRIGRGTLRKMRQNLGWAIGYNTIALPIAAGVFAPAFGLVLRPEIAALSMSGSSVIVAVNALTLERLRLSSPIEKSDNESAHA